From Streptomyces griseorubiginosus, one genomic window encodes:
- a CDS encoding M48 family metallopeptidase: MPADPLHSAGTPQRSTTSQPPSGSGASAIEVRRSSRRRRTVSAYREGDRTVVLIPARMSEAEEQRWVSVMLDKLAAQESKRVLGDAELSERARRLSAQYFDGRARPASVRWVTNQNTRWGSCTPSEGSIRLSHRLQGMPEYVVDYVLLHELAHLLVPGHGPRFWRLLEAYPRTERAKGYLEGVVAADRLPHPPSTRGE, encoded by the coding sequence GTGCCCGCCGACCCACTGCACAGCGCCGGAACGCCACAGCGCAGCACGACGAGCCAGCCGCCGAGCGGCTCGGGGGCGAGCGCGATCGAGGTGCGCAGGAGCAGCCGTCGACGCCGGACGGTCTCCGCGTACCGCGAGGGCGATCGCACCGTCGTGCTCATCCCTGCCCGGATGTCCGAGGCCGAGGAGCAGCGCTGGGTCAGCGTCATGCTCGACAAGCTGGCCGCGCAGGAGAGCAAACGGGTGCTGGGCGACGCCGAGCTCTCCGAGCGGGCCCGGCGGCTGTCGGCGCAGTACTTCGACGGCAGGGCACGGCCCGCCTCGGTGCGCTGGGTCACCAACCAGAACACGCGCTGGGGCTCGTGCACCCCGTCCGAGGGCAGCATCCGGCTGTCGCACCGGCTCCAGGGGATGCCGGAGTACGTCGTCGACTACGTGCTGCTCCACGAGCTCGCGCACCTGCTGGTGCCCGGTCACGGGCCCCGGTTCTGGCGGCTGCTGGAGGCGTATCCGCGCACCGAGCGGGCCAAGGGCTACCTGGAAGGCGTGGTCGCCGCGGACCGGTTGCCGCATCCGCCGTCCACACGCGGGGAGTGA
- a CDS encoding TOMM precursor leader peptide-binding protein, protein MVPRMKPALRRGWRDLNTVQFGMTPAHAMTLGPMDTATGSFLDLLNGTRGLALLREEARRMDLPEGHVDSLVDRLARAGLVEDAKGGGPAADALRGKKEVLDRLAPDLASLSLTTSEPGDAIRLLAARRSLRVQVRGAGRVGVALAAVLSGAGVGEVDVRDYGRVEPGDVAPGGLPAASVGDRRDTAARRAVSAAAPGRAPRRAARAATGADDPGFSLVILTPRDDVDVYAPAPAVAEPLVRSGTPHLYAGVVEATGVVGPFVLPGETGCAGCLHETRTDRDRAWPRLVTQWRSGSRPTQARPCDLALATTVAGLAAAHALAFLDGRVPSSAGARWEVSLPGLTWHARPVWPHSACPCGAAEKGKGEHTSKEEAAHETMTVQGSSGTSCRKATAPRPAGTWRAHV, encoded by the coding sequence ATGGTTCCGCGGATGAAGCCCGCGCTGCGGCGCGGCTGGCGCGATCTCAACACCGTGCAGTTCGGGATGACCCCTGCGCACGCGATGACGCTGGGCCCGATGGACACGGCGACGGGCAGCTTCCTGGACCTGCTCAACGGCACGCGCGGCCTCGCGCTGCTGCGGGAGGAGGCGCGCCGGATGGATCTTCCCGAGGGTCATGTCGACTCGCTGGTGGACCGGCTCGCCCGGGCCGGGCTCGTCGAGGACGCGAAGGGCGGCGGGCCGGCCGCGGACGCACTGCGCGGCAAGAAGGAGGTCCTCGACCGGCTGGCGCCCGACCTCGCGTCCCTCTCCCTGACCACGTCGGAACCGGGCGACGCGATCAGGCTGCTGGCCGCCCGCCGGTCACTGCGCGTGCAGGTCAGGGGAGCCGGCCGCGTGGGCGTGGCGCTGGCGGCGGTGCTCTCGGGCGCCGGGGTGGGAGAGGTCGACGTGCGGGACTACGGCCGGGTCGAACCAGGGGACGTGGCCCCGGGCGGACTGCCCGCCGCGTCCGTCGGTGACCGCAGGGACACGGCCGCACGCCGGGCGGTGTCCGCGGCGGCTCCGGGCCGTGCGCCGCGCCGCGCTGCCCGGGCCGCGACAGGAGCGGACGACCCCGGCTTCTCCCTGGTGATCCTCACCCCGCGGGACGATGTCGACGTGTACGCGCCCGCCCCGGCCGTCGCCGAACCCCTCGTCCGGTCCGGGACACCCCATCTGTACGCGGGAGTGGTCGAGGCGACCGGAGTGGTCGGCCCCTTCGTCCTGCCGGGCGAGACGGGCTGCGCGGGCTGTCTGCACGAGACGCGGACCGACCGGGACCGGGCCTGGCCCCGGCTGGTCACCCAGTGGCGCTCGGGCAGCAGGCCCACGCAGGCCCGCCCCTGCGACCTGGCGCTGGCCACGACCGTCGCGGGACTGGCGGCCGCACACGCCCTCGCCTTCCTGGACGGCCGGGTCCCGTCGAGCGCGGGTGCCCGCTGGGAGGTGTCCCTGCCCGGTCTGACCTGGCACGCGCGACCGGTGTGGCCGCATTCCGCATGCCCGTGCGGGGCCGCGGAGAAAGGTAAGGGAGAACACACCTCCAAGGAGGAGGCTGCACACGAGACAATGACGGTGCAAGGGTCGTCGGGAACGTCGTGCCGCAAGGCAACCGCACCACGGCCTGCTGGGACCTGGAGGGCGCATGTCTGA
- a CDS encoding AarF/ABC1/UbiB kinase family protein — MSDLPRKAVTRTAKLAALPLGFAGRATWGLGKRIVGESAEIVGRELQQRTADQLFKVLGELKGGAMKFGQALSVFESALPEEVAGPYRAALTKLQEAAPPMPTRTVHTVLEERLGEDWQELFAEFDDKPSAAASIGQVHRAVWHDGREVAVKVQYPGAGEALLSDLNQLGRFARLLGPLVPGIDIKPLINELRDRVSEELDYGLEAQAQQTHAEEFADDPDVVVPAVVHQSEQVLITEWIDGVPLSEVIADGTQEQRDRAGQLLARFLFSGPARTGLLHADPHPGNFRLLPGGPDGEDDWRLGVLDFGTVDRLPGGLPDTIGTSLRMTLDGDAEAVYELLRTEGFVKDSIELDPDAVLDYLLPIIEPAVVDEFTFTRGWMRSQAARIADPRSPAHQLGKQLNLPPAYLLIHRVTLSTIGVLCQLGAAVRLREELEEWLPGFLPEDESGEEESAAEA, encoded by the coding sequence ATGTCTGATCTTCCCCGGAAGGCGGTCACCCGGACCGCCAAACTCGCCGCGCTCCCGCTCGGCTTCGCCGGGCGGGCCACCTGGGGACTCGGCAAGCGGATCGTGGGCGAGTCCGCGGAGATCGTCGGCCGCGAACTGCAACAGCGCACCGCCGACCAGCTGTTCAAGGTGCTCGGAGAGCTCAAGGGCGGGGCCATGAAGTTCGGCCAGGCCCTGTCCGTCTTCGAGTCGGCGCTCCCCGAGGAGGTCGCCGGTCCCTACCGCGCGGCCCTGACCAAGCTGCAGGAGGCGGCACCTCCGATGCCCACCCGCACCGTGCACACGGTGCTCGAGGAGCGGCTGGGCGAGGACTGGCAGGAGCTGTTCGCCGAGTTCGACGACAAGCCCTCCGCGGCGGCGTCGATCGGCCAGGTGCACCGGGCCGTGTGGCACGACGGGCGCGAGGTGGCGGTCAAGGTCCAGTACCCGGGGGCCGGTGAGGCCCTGCTGTCCGACCTGAACCAACTGGGCCGCTTCGCCCGCCTGCTGGGGCCCCTCGTACCCGGCATCGACATCAAGCCCCTCATCAACGAGTTGCGCGACCGGGTCTCGGAGGAACTCGACTACGGTCTGGAGGCCCAGGCCCAGCAGACCCACGCCGAGGAGTTCGCCGACGACCCGGACGTCGTGGTGCCGGCGGTGGTCCACCAGAGCGAGCAGGTCCTGATCACGGAGTGGATCGACGGCGTCCCGCTGTCGGAGGTGATCGCCGACGGCACCCAGGAGCAGCGCGACCGCGCCGGCCAGCTCCTGGCCCGTTTCCTCTTCTCCGGCCCCGCCCGCACCGGTCTCCTGCACGCCGACCCGCACCCCGGCAACTTCCGTCTCCTGCCCGGTGGCCCCGACGGCGAGGACGACTGGCGCCTGGGTGTCCTGGACTTCGGCACGGTCGACCGGCTCCCCGGGGGTCTGCCGGACACCATCGGCACGTCCCTGCGCATGACGCTGGACGGCGACGCCGAGGCGGTCTACGAACTCCTGCGCACCGAGGGCTTCGTGAAGGACTCGATAGAGCTGGACCCGGACGCCGTCCTCGACTACCTCCTGCCGATCATCGAACCGGCGGTGGTCGACGAGTTCACCTTCACCCGCGGCTGGATGCGCAGCCAGGCCGCCCGGATCGCCGACCCGCGCTCCCCCGCCCACCAGCTGGGCAAGCAGCTCAACCTCCCCCCGGCCTACCTGCTGATCCACCGGGTGACCCTGAGCACCATCGGTGTCCTGTGCCAGCTGGGCGCCGCGGTCCGCCTGCGCGAGGAACTGGAGGAGTGGCTCCCGGGGTTCCTGCCGGAGGACGAGAGCGGCGAGGAGGAGTCGGCCGCGGAGGCGTGA
- a CDS encoding WhiB family transcriptional regulator: MQLEAHAPSVPPSETIPPPGLTEDSTLIPLTALTALDDAIENLGVPVPCRSYDPEVFFAESPADVEYAKSLCRTCPLMEACLAGAKERREPWGVWGGELFVQGVVVARKRPRGRPRKNPVTA; this comes from the coding sequence GTGCAACTCGAAGCGCACGCCCCGTCCGTACCGCCTTCCGAAACGATCCCCCCGCCCGGCCTCACGGAGGACTCCACCTTGATCCCGCTCACGGCGCTCACCGCGCTCGACGACGCCATCGAGAACCTCGGCGTACCCGTCCCCTGCCGTTCCTACGACCCGGAGGTCTTCTTCGCCGAGTCGCCGGCCGACGTCGAGTACGCCAAGTCCCTCTGCCGCACCTGCCCGCTGATGGAGGCCTGCCTCGCCGGCGCCAAGGAGCGGCGTGAGCCCTGGGGCGTCTGGGGTGGCGAGCTGTTCGTCCAGGGTGTCGTCGTAGCCCGGAAGCGGCCGCGTGGCCGCCCGCGCAAGAACCCGGTCACGGCATGA
- a CDS encoding ATP-dependent DNA helicase UvrD2, with product MPGEVTPAALVRLRPVACGQPAHPSPPTWQHGGVTAATHSTLFPRTPDSADAVLEGLDPEQREVATSLHGPVCVLAGAGTGKTRAITHRIAYGVRAGILQPSSVLAVTFTNRAAGEMRGRLRQLGASGVQARTFHSAALRQLQYFWPKAVGGSMPRLVDRKIQLVADAAATCRIRLDRGELRDVTGEIEWSKVTQTVPADYALAAAKAGRETPRAAAEIAQLYAAYEDLKRERSVIDFEDVLLLTVAILQDRQDIADQVRSQYQHFVVDEYQDVSPLQQRLLELWLGRRDSLCVVGDASQTIYSFTGATPDHLLDFRTRHPGATVVKLVRDYRSTPQVVHLANGLLAQARGRAADHRLELISQRRPGPEPVYTEYTDEPAEAEGAARRIRDLMDAGVRASEIAILFRTNSQSETYEQALADAGVPYQLRGAERFFDRPEVRRAIVNLRGSARFGGNDSRLDDAVDLPSQVRAVLSGEGWTSEPPAGSGAVRERWESLAALVNLAQDFAAARPGATLNDLVAELDERAGAQHAPTVEGVTLASLHSAKGLEWDAVFLVGVAEGMMPITYAKTDEQIEEERRLLYVGVTRARERLHVSWSLSRSPGGRPNRRPSRFLDGLRPGSTATAGRAAAGGPGGVERGFSTPAGAAPRRTRRTPARCRVCGRTLTDAGEMKLMRCEDCPSDMDEGLYERLREWRAVQAERSGQPAFCVFTDKTLMAIAEAVPDDEQELTRIPGVGLRKLNRYGADVLAICAGQEVAQEEDED from the coding sequence ATGCCCGGCGAGGTGACGCCTGCCGCATTAGTACGACTGCGGCCGGTTGCCTGTGGACAACCGGCTCACCCGTCTCCGCCGACCTGGCAGCATGGCGGTGTGACAGCAGCAACGCATTCCACGCTCTTCCCGCGCACACCGGACTCGGCCGACGCCGTGCTCGAAGGGCTCGACCCCGAGCAGCGCGAGGTGGCCACCTCGCTGCACGGGCCGGTGTGCGTGCTGGCGGGCGCCGGCACCGGCAAGACGCGGGCCATCACCCATCGCATCGCCTACGGGGTGCGGGCCGGGATCCTCCAGCCCTCCAGCGTGCTGGCCGTCACCTTCACCAACCGGGCCGCCGGGGAGATGCGCGGCCGGCTGCGCCAGCTCGGGGCGTCGGGCGTCCAGGCGCGCACGTTCCACTCGGCCGCCCTGCGCCAGCTCCAGTACTTCTGGCCGAAAGCCGTCGGCGGGTCCATGCCCCGACTCGTCGACCGCAAGATCCAGCTCGTCGCCGACGCGGCCGCCACCTGCCGCATCCGCCTTGACCGGGGCGAGCTGCGGGACGTCACCGGCGAGATCGAGTGGTCCAAGGTCACCCAGACCGTGCCCGCCGACTACGCCCTCGCAGCCGCGAAGGCCGGCCGCGAGACCCCCCGTGCCGCCGCCGAGATCGCCCAGCTCTACGCCGCCTACGAGGACCTCAAGCGCGAGCGGTCCGTCATCGACTTCGAGGACGTGCTGCTGCTGACCGTCGCCATCCTCCAGGACCGGCAGGACATCGCCGACCAGGTCCGTTCCCAGTACCAGCACTTCGTCGTCGACGAGTACCAGGACGTCAGCCCCCTCCAGCAGCGCCTGCTCGAACTGTGGCTCGGGCGGCGGGACAGCCTGTGCGTGGTCGGCGACGCCAGCCAGACGATCTACTCCTTCACAGGAGCAACTCCCGACCATCTGCTCGACTTCCGCACCCGCCACCCCGGGGCCACCGTCGTCAAGCTGGTCCGCGACTACCGCTCCACGCCCCAGGTCGTCCACCTCGCCAACGGCCTGCTCGCCCAGGCCCGCGGCCGCGCCGCCGACCACCGGCTGGAACTGATCTCCCAGCGCCGGCCGGGCCCCGAGCCCGTCTACACCGAGTACACCGACGAGCCCGCCGAGGCCGAGGGGGCCGCCCGACGCATCCGGGACCTCATGGACGCCGGTGTGCGGGCCAGTGAGATCGCGATCCTGTTCCGCACCAACTCCCAGTCCGAGACTTACGAACAGGCCCTGGCCGACGCCGGAGTGCCCTACCAGCTGCGCGGTGCCGAGCGGTTCTTCGACCGGCCCGAGGTCCGCAGGGCCATCGTCAACCTCCGGGGCTCGGCCCGCTTCGGCGGCAACGACTCCCGGCTCGACGACGCCGTCGACCTGCCCTCCCAGGTGCGAGCCGTGCTGTCGGGCGAGGGGTGGACCAGCGAACCGCCGGCCGGCTCCGGGGCCGTCAGGGAGCGCTGGGAGTCGCTGGCCGCCCTGGTGAACCTCGCCCAGGACTTCGCCGCCGCCCGCCCCGGCGCCACCCTCAACGACCTCGTGGCCGAACTCGACGAGCGGGCCGGCGCCCAGCACGCCCCGACCGTCGAGGGCGTCACCCTGGCCTCCCTGCACTCCGCCAAGGGCCTGGAGTGGGACGCCGTGTTCCTGGTCGGGGTCGCCGAGGGCATGATGCCGATCACCTACGCCAAGACCGACGAGCAGATCGAGGAGGAGCGCCGACTCCTCTATGTCGGCGTCACCCGCGCCCGCGAGCGCCTCCACGTCTCCTGGTCGCTCTCCCGGTCGCCCGGCGGCCGCCCCAACCGCCGTCCCAGCCGCTTCCTCGACGGACTGCGCCCCGGTTCCACCGCCACCGCGGGGCGAGCCGCCGCGGGCGGGCCCGGAGGTGTGGAGCGCGGCTTCTCGACCCCCGCGGGCGCCGCCCCGAGACGCACCCGGCGCACCCCGGCGCGCTGCCGGGTCTGCGGGCGCACGCTCACCGACGCGGGCGAGATGAAGCTGATGCGTTGCGAGGACTGTCCCTCCGACATGGACGAGGGGCTCTACGAGCGGCTGCGTGAGTGGCGGGCCGTGCAGGCTGAGCGCAGCGGACAGCCTGCCTTCTGCGTCTTCACCGACAAGACCCTGATGGCGATCGCCGAGGCCGTCCCCGACGACGAGCAGGAACTGACCCGGATCCCGGGCGTCGGCCTGCGCAAGCTGAACCGTTACGGAGCCGATGTGCTGGCCATCTGCGCAGGCCAGGAGGTCGCGCAGGAAGAAGACGAGGACTGA
- a CDS encoding mycoredoxin: MQGTVTMYSTTWCGYCQRLKKQLDREGIAYTEINIEQDPASAAFVEKANGGNQTVPTVLFGDGSTLTNPSLAQVKQKIGA, from the coding sequence ATGCAGGGCACTGTGACGATGTACAGCACCACCTGGTGCGGTTACTGCCAGCGGCTGAAGAAGCAGCTGGACCGCGAGGGCATCGCGTACACCGAGATCAACATCGAGCAGGACCCGGCGTCCGCGGCGTTCGTGGAGAAGGCGAACGGCGGCAACCAGACGGTTCCGACCGTGCTGTTCGGAGACGGCTCGACCCTGACGAACCCGTCGCTGGCACAGGTCAAGCAGAAGATCGGCGCGTAG
- the nudC gene encoding NAD(+) diphosphatase has translation MTTWTDHTADRPVSLTAPSGIDRAAHHRLDEAWLAAAWSHPTTRCFVVSGGQVLIDETADGRTELVMTPAFEAPLTEAHRYFLGIDEEGVRYFALQKDALPGRIDQSARPAGLREAGLLLSAREAGLMVHAVGLENWQRTHRFCSRCGERTVIAAAGHIRRCPACGAEHYPRTDPAVIMAVTDDQDRILLGRQVHWPEGRFSTLAGFVEPGESIEQSVRREVFEEAGITVGPVEYVASQPWPFPSSLMLGFMARATSTDINVDGDEIHEARWFSRDELQAAFESGEVLPPYGISIAARLIELWYGKPLPTRSFV, from the coding sequence GTGACCACCTGGACCGACCACACCGCCGACCGTCCTGTCTCGCTCACCGCCCCCAGTGGCATCGACCGCGCCGCACACCACCGGCTCGACGAGGCCTGGCTCGCGGCGGCGTGGAGCCACCCCACGACCCGCTGCTTCGTGGTCTCCGGCGGTCAGGTCCTGATAGACGAGACGGCGGACGGCCGTACCGAACTCGTCATGACCCCGGCCTTCGAGGCTCCGCTGACCGAAGCGCACCGCTACTTCCTCGGCATCGACGAGGAGGGCGTGCGCTACTTCGCGCTCCAGAAGGACGCCCTGCCCGGTCGTATCGACCAGTCCGCGCGCCCGGCGGGACTGCGCGAGGCGGGTCTGCTGCTGTCCGCGCGTGAGGCGGGCCTGATGGTGCACGCGGTCGGGCTGGAGAACTGGCAGCGCACCCACCGCTTCTGCTCGCGCTGCGGTGAGCGCACGGTCATCGCAGCGGCCGGCCACATCCGCCGCTGCCCCGCCTGCGGCGCCGAGCACTACCCGCGCACCGACCCGGCCGTGATCATGGCCGTCACCGACGACCAGGACCGCATTCTGCTGGGCCGCCAGGTGCACTGGCCGGAGGGCCGCTTCTCGACGCTGGCCGGGTTCGTCGAGCCGGGCGAGTCCATCGAGCAGTCGGTGCGGCGCGAGGTCTTCGAGGAGGCCGGCATCACCGTCGGCCCGGTCGAGTACGTCGCCAGCCAGCCCTGGCCGTTCCCCTCCAGCCTCATGCTCGGCTTCATGGCCCGCGCCACCTCCACCGACATCAATGTCGACGGTGACGAGATCCACGAGGCCCGCTGGTTCTCCCGCGACGAACTCCAGGCCGCCTTCGAGTCCGGCGAGGTCCTCCCGCCGTACGGCATCTCGATCGCGGCCCGCCTGATCGAACTCTGGTACGGCAAGCCGCTGCCGACGAGGAGCTTCGTCTGA
- a CDS encoding dipeptidase, which produces MSQTPDSAVRTYIEQHRAAFLDDLAEWLRIPSVSAQPDHGPDVRRSADWLAAKLRETGFPTAEVWETPGAPAVFAEWPAQDPAAPTVLVYGHHDVQPAAREDGWDSDPFEPVVRDNRLYARGAADDKGQVFFHTLGVRAHLAATGRTAPAVHLKLLIEGEEESGSPHFRALVEEREERLTADAVIVSDTGMWDENTPTVCTGMRGLAECEIVLHGPDQDIHSGSFGGAVPNPATAVARLVAALHDEHTRVAIPGFYDGIVELTDRERELFAELPFDEERWLRTAKSYATLGEAGHTTLERVWARPTAEVNGIGGGYQGPGSKTIVPSSAMVKISFRLVAGQDPDHIEKAVRDWATAQVPAGIRPEITFGAGTRPCLTPLDHPALQSVVRAMARAFDQPVRFTREGGSGPAADLQEVLGAPVLFLGISVPSDGWHAPNEKVELDLLLKGVETSAYLWGDLAENFSHAP; this is translated from the coding sequence ATGAGCCAGACCCCGGACAGCGCCGTCCGTACGTACATCGAGCAGCACCGCGCCGCCTTCCTCGACGACCTCGCCGAATGGCTGCGCATCCCGTCCGTCTCCGCCCAGCCCGACCACGGACCCGATGTACGCCGCAGCGCCGACTGGCTCGCCGCCAAGCTAAGGGAGACCGGTTTCCCCACGGCCGAGGTCTGGGAGACCCCGGGCGCGCCCGCCGTCTTCGCCGAGTGGCCCGCACAGGACCCCGCGGCGCCCACGGTCCTCGTCTACGGCCACCACGACGTCCAGCCCGCCGCCCGCGAGGACGGCTGGGACAGCGACCCCTTCGAGCCGGTCGTCCGGGACAACCGCCTCTACGCGCGCGGGGCCGCCGACGACAAGGGCCAGGTCTTCTTCCACACCCTCGGCGTCCGCGCCCACCTCGCGGCGACCGGCCGCACCGCCCCGGCCGTGCACCTGAAGCTGCTGATCGAGGGCGAGGAGGAGTCCGGCTCCCCGCACTTCCGCGCCCTCGTCGAGGAGCGTGAGGAGCGGCTCACCGCCGACGCGGTGATCGTCTCCGACACCGGCATGTGGGACGAGAACACCCCCACGGTCTGCACGGGCATGCGCGGCCTCGCCGAGTGCGAGATCGTCCTGCACGGCCCCGACCAGGACATCCACTCCGGCTCCTTCGGCGGCGCCGTCCCCAACCCGGCCACCGCCGTCGCCCGCCTCGTCGCCGCCCTGCACGACGAGCACACGCGTGTGGCGATCCCCGGCTTCTACGACGGCATCGTCGAACTCACCGACCGTGAACGGGAGCTCTTCGCCGAGCTGCCCTTCGACGAGGAGCGGTGGCTGCGCACCGCCAAGTCGTACGCCACCCTCGGGGAGGCCGGGCACACCACCCTGGAGCGCGTCTGGGCCCGCCCCACCGCCGAGGTCAACGGCATCGGCGGCGGCTACCAGGGCCCCGGCAGCAAGACGATCGTCCCGTCCTCCGCGATGGTCAAGATCTCCTTCCGGCTGGTCGCCGGGCAGGACCCCGACCACATCGAGAAGGCCGTCCGCGACTGGGCCACGGCACAGGTGCCCGCCGGGATCCGCCCGGAGATCACCTTCGGCGCCGGCACGCGCCCGTGTCTGACCCCGCTGGACCACCCGGCCCTCCAGTCCGTCGTACGGGCCATGGCCCGTGCCTTCGACCAGCCGGTCCGCTTCACCCGTGAGGGCGGCTCGGGCCCCGCCGCCGACCTCCAGGAAGTCCTCGGCGCACCCGTGCTGTTCCTCGGCATCTCCGTCCCCTCCGACGGCTGGCACGCGCCGAACGAAAAGGTCGAGCTCGACCTGCTCCTCAAGGGCGTCGAGACCTCCGCGTACCTGTGGGGTGACCTCGCCGAGAACTTCAGCCATGCGCCCTGA